Proteins from a genomic interval of Equus quagga isolate Etosha38 chromosome 13, UCLA_HA_Equagga_1.0, whole genome shotgun sequence:
- the LOC124249619 gene encoding 5-hydroxyisourate hydrolase-like, protein MSSRAAPRLRTLQRHLGSPEGRGMEPVSSPLTTHVLDTASGLPAQGLCLRLSRLEDHGQQWTELRKSYTDPDGRCPGLLPPGQMKVGTYKLSFDTEGYWRKRGQESFYPYVEVVFTITNETHKFHVPLLLSPWSYTTYRGS, encoded by the exons ATGAGCTCGAGGGCCGCCCCGCGGCTGCGGACGCTCCAGCGACACCTTGGCTCCCCGGAG GGCAGAGGCATGGAGCCGGTCAGCAGCCCACTGACCACACATGTGCTGGACACGGCGTCAGGGCTCCCGGCCCAGGGCCTCTGCCTACGTCTCTCCAGGCTGGAGGACCACGGCCAGCAGTGGACCGAGCTGAGGAAAAG CTACACCGACCCTGACGGCCGCTGTCCCGGGCTCCTGCCACCAGGCCAGATGAAGGTGGGCACGTACAAGCTGTCCTTTGACACCGAGGGCTACTGGAGGAAGCGGGGGCAGGAGAGCTTCTACCCATATGTGGAG gTTGTTTTCACCATCACAAACGAGACCCACAAGTTCCACGTACCGCTGCTGCTGAGCCCGTGGTCCTACACCACGTACCGAGGGAGCTAG